Within the Aquipuribacter hungaricus genome, the region CAGGTCCGCCACCGGCGGGCGGTCCGTGCAGGGTCGGCGGCGAGCCGGTCGAGCAGGCGCGGCCACGCACGGGCGGCAGGCCAGCGGCGGGCGACCACGGCCAGGCCGGACCGGTCGAGCATCTGGGCGAGGGCGGCCTGCTCGTCGAACGGCCGCGGCTGGGGCAGCGCGAGGAACGGGGTGCCTGCGGCCGCGACGTCGGCGACAAGGCCGCCGCCGCAGGGACCCACGACGACGTCGGCGGTGCACAGCAGCGGCCAGACGTCGGGCACCCTGCCGTGCTCGACGACCGCCGCGTGGTCGACCGGCTCGTCGTCGACGAGGTCCCCGGCGACGTGCCAGTGCCAGGCGGCGGTCGCGGACGCCGCCTCGCGCACGTCGGAGGCCCGCACCCCGTGCCCGCCCCGCCCGAGCACGAGCACCGCGCAGCGCCCCGCCGGGCAGCCGGTCCGGTCGGTCTGCTGCGGCCGCCCGTCGAAGCGCGAGAACGCCCCGGTCCACCGGGTCCGGGACCTCCTGTCGCGGGAGCCGCTCCCGGCGCCCCGGCGGCTGCGGGGGCCGCGGTCGGCGGAGCCCGGCCAGGGGGCGAGCAGGGCGGTCGCGGTCGCGTAGCCGAGGACGTGGGCGGGGTCGCTGCGGTCGCCGGGCTGGAGGACGGCGACGGTCGGCAGGCCGAGCAGGCGGCCGAGCAGCAGCATCTCCACGGAGACGTCGACGACGAGCAGCCGGCAGCCCGACGCCCGCGCCCAGGCCGCGACCGTCTCGGCCCGCCCGAGCATGCCCGGCTCCCCCAGCGGCGCCCAGTGCAGCGCCCCGCCGGCGGTGGGGTCGGTGACGGCGGGCCCGAGCGCCGGGGCCCGCACGGCGTCCGGCGGCAGCGGCAGCCAGCCGACGCCCTCCGCGGGCTCCCCGCTGCCCATCCCGGTGACCGGCTCGTCCAGGTGCGACGCGACCGCCTCGAGCCGGCGGCGGTGGCCGGACCCGTGGTCGTGCACGTACCAGCCGATCACGCAGCGGCCCGGTACACCTGCACGTACCGCTCGGCCATGACGGACGCGCTCAGGGTCGCCAGCGCGTGGGCGCGGACGCGCGAGCGGTCCATGGCCAGCGCCTCCTGGACGGCGCGCGCCAGGTCGGCCACGTCGTCCGGGGCGGCGAGCACCCCGCCCGCGCCGCCGAGGACCTCGCCGAGCCCGCCCCGGTCGAAGGCGGCCACCGGCGTGCCGCAGAGCATCGCCTCCGCCGCGACGAGCCCGAACGGCTCGTCCCAGCACGGGGTGACCAGGGCGCACGACGCGCCGCCGACGAGCCGGGCCAGCTCGTCGACGCCCAGGTGGCCGGCGTAGCGCGCCCCGTCGCCGAGCAGCGGCGCCACCTGCGAGTCGAAGTACTGCTGGTCGTGGACCGGTCCGGCGAGCACGACCCGGCGCCCCAGCAGCCGTGCCGCCTGCACCGCGAGGTGGGGGGCCTTCTCGGGGACGAGACGGCCGGACCACACCAGGTCCCCGCCGCCGGGGCCCTCGGGCCACAGCGTCGGGTCGACCCCGTTGCCGACGACCTCGACGTCGCCGAGGACGCCGGCCCAGCGGCGGGCGACGTCGGCCGAGACCGCCACGAAACGGCTCGCCAGCGCCCCGTCGACCGCGCCGGCCTCCTGCCACGGGTTGGGCGGGGTGTGCAGCGTGGTCACCATCGGGGTGCTCAGCAGCGAGGCCATCGCCAGCGGCAGGTAGTGGAGGCTGTTGTTGTGGACCAGGTCCAGCCGGTCCACGTCCCGCAGCAGCCGCGACATCGTCTGCTGCATGCAGCGGTGCTCCCAGAGGAAGTGCTCCGGCGGGGCGGCGATGTCGGCCCGCGCGGCCTCGCTGAGCGGCGGCGGCGCGAAGACGGGCACCACGCGGGCGACGGAGCGGTCGCTGTCGCCGTGGGCGTACATGACGACGTGGTGCCCCGCCGAGGTGAGCGACCGGGCCAGGGACCAGGTGTGCGCCTCGAGCCCGCCGGCGAAGGGCTGGGCGACGGGGAAGCGGAGGGCGGCGACGATCCCGATCCGCAGCGGCCGCTGCGCCTGGCCGGCGAGCGGGACGGGCACCGGGAGCGGGACAGCCGACGGGACACCGGTCGGGACAGCGGCCGGGACCGAGCGGGACGACGCGGCCGGGGGCGGGGACGCGGTGGCGTGCCGCACGAGGTCAACCGGGGCGCCGGCCATCCGAGCTCCATCCTGTCGGGCCCGGGGGGCTCCTCCGGCCCCGTGGGCGGGGCAGCGAGCCGGGTGCCGGCTCCTCGCAGGGTACCCATGAGTAGCGCTTCTCCACCCCTCGTCCCGCGACAGGGCTCTGACCAGCACTTTCGTGAGACGGGGGGCTCACGTACCGTGAGCCCCCCCGCCCCTCGGTGGTGTGCTGTGATCAGCGCGTGAGCACCTCGAGCCCGCCGGGCACGTCCCGGCCCCCCGGCACCCCGCGCGCCACGGTCGTCACCATCGTCCGCGGGCGGCTCGACCACCTGGCCCGGCAGGGCTGGGGGCTGGCGGCCCAGGACGACCCCGACCTGTCGTGGGTGGTCGTGCGGATGGGCGGCCCCGACCCGCGGCCGGCGCTGCAGGGGCCCCACCCGGAGCCGGTCGTCGTCGACCTGGAGGTCGCCGAGGGCGAGCCGCTGCCCCTCGCTGCCGCGCGCAACGCCGGGATCGCCGCGGCCACGGCGGCCACGGTCGTGCTCCTGGACGTCGACGCCGTCCCCGGGCCGACGACCGTGCGCCGCTGCGCGGACGCCGCCGAGCAGACCGGCGGCGTCGTCGCGGGTCCCGTGTCGTACCTGCCGGCCGGCGTGCCTGCGACGCCGGACGACCTCCCGGCCATGCCGGCCGCGGGGACGCCGCACACCGCGCGGCCGGTGCCCGCGGACGGCGAGCTCCTCGCCGAGGACCGGTGGGAGCTGTTGTGGACGGTGTCGATGGCCGCCCCCACGGCGCTGCTGCGCGCGGTGGGCGGGTTCGACGAGCGGTACACCGGCTACGGCGCCGAGGACACCGACATGGCGATGCGCCTGCGCGCCAGCGGCGCCCCGCTGCACTGGGTGGGCGGCGCCTGGGCGTTCCACCAGCACCACGAGGAGGTGGGCCGCCGGGACCGGGTGCCGGACATCGTCCGCAACGCCTCGCTGTTCCGGTCCGTGTGGGGCTGGTGGCCCATGGCGGGCTGGCTGCAGGACCTGGCCGCGGACGGCCGGGTCGAGTGGGACCCCGACGGCACGCTGCTGCGCGAGGTCGGGCACGGCTAGCCCCCGGACGCACAGGGGGCCGGCCGACCTCGACGGTCGACCGACCCCCGGGCCGGGCTGGTGGTGCGGGTGGGTCTGGTGCGGGTGCTTCTGGTGCGGGCCGTGCGGGGACCGGGTGGGTCAGCGGCGGCGGCCGAAGCGGCCGCGGTCGCGCGCCTGCTCCTCGGGCTTCTGCTGCTCGCCCTGCTGCGCCCCGAGGACGATGAGCGAGCCGGCGACGGCGGGGATGGCGAACTGGACGAGCTTGAGCTGCTTCATCGCACCGGCGACCTCGGACGGCGTGCTGGCCGAGGGGGTGACGGAGCCCTTGGCGGGGACCTTGCCGGCCTTGCCGACCGTGGCGCCCAGGACACCGGAGTAGGCAGTCAGCGCGAGCGCGACGATGGTGAGGACGAGCTTGACGACGGTGTTGCCGCGCGTGCCCTCCTGGTCGACGACGCGGTCGCGGTTGGCGACGATCAGGCCCGCCCCGCCGACGAGGTGCGCACCGATGGCCACGGCGTTGAAGGGCGCCCAGCGGCCCCACCCGGCGCTGGCCGTGGAGGCGCGCTCGGTCTCGTCGCTGACGGTGCCGGCCGCGCCGTTGAGGCCGATGGCCCCCATCAGCGTGCCACCGAACCAGGCGGCAGCACCGAGGTCGTGCAGGGAGCGGACGAGCGTGTTGCGGTTCTCCATGAGAAGTCCTTCCGAGGGGTTGTCGTCGGGGGCCGCAGTACCCAGCCGACCGGGTCCCATGCAGCGCCGGGCGTGGCGCAGAGGTCCTGCCCGCCCGGGCCTACCGTGGGCCGCCTCTGGAGGAGGTCCACCATGGCCGCTCGGTTCGAGGAGCTTGCCTTCGCCGCCACGCCCCTGGGCGAGGTGAGCCTGCGCCGCAGGGTCGAGCCCACCCTCGGGGTGGACGTGCACGAGGTGAAGCTCGGCGACGAGTTCCTCATGTCCAGCCTGTTCCACGACTCCGAGGTCGCCCTCGCCCACCTGGGCCTGAAGGCGCTGGCCGACAGCCGGGGCGGGCAGGGGTGGGACGTGCTCGTCGGGGGCCTCGGGCTCGGCTGGACGGCGCGGACGGTGCTGGAGGACGACCGGGTGGCCTCGCTCGTCGTCGTCGACGCCCTGGCCGAGGTCATCCGGTGGCACGTAGAGGACCTCGTCCCCGGCGGGGCCGAGCTGGCGCAGGACCCGCGGACGCGCCTGGTGCACGGCGACTTCTTCGCGCTCGCCCGGCACCCCGACGGGCTGGACCCCGACATGCCCGGCCGGCTCTTCGACGCGGTGCTCGTCGACATCGACCACACCCCGGAGCACCTGCTGCACGTCAGCCACGGCGACCTGTACTCCGTCGACGGGCTGCGCCGGGCGGCGCTGCGGCTGCGGCCGGGCGGGGTGTTCGGGCTGTGGTCGGACGACCCGCCCGAGCCCCGGTTCGAGGCGGTGCTGGGCGAGGCGTTCGCGGCGACGTCGTCGCACGTCGTCAGCTTCGCCAACCACCTGACCGGCGGACGCTCCGCCTGCACCGTCTACCTGGGGACCACCGCACCCCCGGCCGGCTGAGCGGCCGGGGAGGCGGTGGCGCACCGGTCAGCAGGACCGGTCGGGCGCGTGGGTCAGGCGCCGCGGCCGGACGCCTGCTGCAGCTCGTCGATCAGCAGGGAGGCGTCGCCCTTGGTGATGCCCTCGGGGATGTCGCGGCCCGCCTCGCGGGCGAGGGTGGTCAGGTAGCTCATCTGGGGGCCGGTGGCGGGCTCGTCGCCGGTCGCCCACTGCTCGACGGGCTTCTCGGCGGAGTCGCCGACCGCCTGGTCGTTGGTGCCGTCGGTGCCGCGGGTGCTGTCCTCGTCCTGGGTCTGGGTCATGCCTCAACCGTAGGCAGCACCTCCGACACATGCCCGTCGAGGCGTGCCCGCCGGGGGGTGCCCGCCGGGCCGGGCCGTCCGTAGCCTGGCGCGGTGGAGCAGCGGGTGAGCCTGGTGACGCTCGGGGTCCGCGACCTGGCGCGGTCGCGACGCTTCTACGGCGCCCTGGGCTGGCACGGGCAGGAGGTCCAGGACACCGTCTTCGTCCAGGCCGGCGGGCTCGTCGTCGTCCTCTGGTCCCGGGCGGACCTGGCCGCGGACTGCGGCGTCGAGGACACCGGCGCCGGCTTCGGCGGCATGGCGCTGGCGCACAACGTCCGCTCCGAGGGCGAGGTGGACGCCGTCCTGGCCGAGGCGGCCGCCGCCGGCGGGACCGTCACCCGACCGGCGGGCCGCACGCCCTACGGCGGCTGGGCCGGGGTGTTCACCGACCCGGACGGCCACCCGTGGGAGGTCGCGCACAACCCGGGCTTCGCGCTCGCCGAGGACGGGTCGGTGGTCCTGCCCGACCTCGGCGGCACGCGCTGGTGACCCGCGACCCACGACCCCGCCCGGGCCGACGGCCTCAGATGCCGATGGCCTGCATCTGGGCGGCGGGGTAGCGGGTCCCCGTGAACGCCTCGGGCGGGGCGGCCGCCTCGATGCGCGCCAGGTCGTCCTCGGTCAGCTCCACCGCCGCCGCGCCGACGTTCTCCGCCAGCCGGTCCTGGCTGCGCGTGCCGGGGATGGGGACGACGTCCTCGCCGCGGGCCAGCACCCAGGCCAGGGCCAGCTGGGCCGGCGTGACGCCCTTGTCCTCCGCGACGCGGGAGACCTCGCGGACCACCGCCATGTTGGCCTCGAAGGCTTCCTCGGCGAACCGCGGGTTCGACCGGCGGAAGTCGTCGTCGGCCAGGTCCGCCGGGGACGTGATCGCCCCGGTGAGGAAGCCTCGCCCGAGCGGGGAGTAGGCGACGACCCCGATGCCGAGCTCGCGCGCGGTGGGCACCACGTCGGTCTCGATGTCGCGGCTCCAGATCGACCACTCGCTCTGCAGCGCGGCGATCGGGTGCACCGCCGCCGCCCGCCGGACGGTGTCGGCCCCCGCCTCGGACAGGCCGAGGTAGCGGACCTTGCCGGCCTGGACGAGCTCCGCCATGGCCCCGACGGTGTCCTCGATGGGCGTCCCCGGGTCGACGCGGTGCTGGTAGTACAGGTCGATGTGGTCGACGCCGAGCCGCTGCAGAGAGGCGTCGCAGGCCCGCCGCACGTAGTCCGGCGACCCGTCGATGGTGCGCGTGCCGTCCTCGTGGACGACGTTGCCGAACTTGGTGGCGAGCACCACCTGGTCCCGCCGGTCGGCCACGGCACGGCCGACGAGGCGCTCGTTGGTGTGAGGGCCGTACATGTCGGCCGTGTCCAGCAGCGTGACGCCGAGCTCGAGCGCCCGGTGGACCGTCGCGACGGACTGCGCGTCGTCGCGGGGGCCGTAGAAGGCGCTCATGCCCATGCAGCCGAGGCCGACGGCGCTGACCTCGAGCGGGCCGAGGTGGCGGGTGGGGAGGCTCACCGGCGCGTCAGTCCCGGTCGGACAGGACCGTCGGGCCCATGAGCGCTGCGGAGTCGTAGATGGTCCGGAACCCCGTCACCCGGTCCCCGTCCAGGTCGATGATGGTCACGCCGGTGTAGGTCACCGCGTGCCCGCCGGCGCGGACCGCCTCCGACGTCCACTCCAGGGCCGCGTGGTTCTCGCCCTCGGTGACCTGCGTGAAGGTCGTGCGGATCTCGTCGAACTGCCGCAGGTACTCGTCGAACAGCGCCGTGATGCCGTCGGGGCCGTACCGGGTGCCGTGGCCGTCGATGCTCTTGACCTCGGCCTCGTCGGTGAACAGCGACGCCATGGGCTCCAGGTCGCGCTTCTGCTCCAGGTGGCGCAGGGCGGCGATGAACTGGCGGGTGGTCTCGTCGCGTACCTCGTGGTCCACAGGTGCTCCTTCGTCCGTCGGTGGGGCACCGCCGTGCACGGCGGCGCCCGCGTCAGGGGCGGGGTACCCAACCGGCGCCGCACGACACGTGGGTCCGGCGCGGCGGGGGTGCCGCCGCACCTAGCAGACCTGGCGGGGCAGGGCGGGGCGAGGGCCTGGTGGCCGGGCCCCGCCGCGAGCACCATGGGCGGCATGCAGCCCGTCGAGCACGCCCCGCTCGACCCGGCCGGCGACCCGGCGGACGACCCCGCCGTCGACGCCGCCGTCCGGGCCTACGTCGCGGCGATCCCCGGCCACCACCGCGCCCTCTACGACCGGGTGCACCGGCTCGTCCTGGAGGCCCACCCCCGGGCGACGGCCGCGATGTCGTACGCCATGCCGTCGTACGTGGTCGGGGGCAGCCGGCTGCACGTGGGCGCGTGGAAGCACGGCCTGTCGTTCTACGGCTGGTCGGAGGCGCGGGACGCCGGCTTCGCGGCGCGCCACCCGGAGCTCGTGGGCAGCAAGGGCACCATCCGGCTGGACCCCGACGCCGCGGCGGGCATCGACGACGACGAGCTGCGCGACTTCTTCCACGCGACCCTGTCCGGCTGAGGGCGCCTGCACGGTCCGTCGCGGGCGGCGGGCCGCAGCACCGGGGTACCGCTAGCCCCCTGTCCCGCGCGCGTGCCGGGCTGGGACCGTCGTGGCGTGACGAGCCCACCCGCACCGGTCCCCCGCCCCGCCCCCGCCCCGGACGAGGCCGTCGTGCGCACGCGCGACCTCCGCCTGCGGGTGGGCGGGCGCGACGTGCTGGCCGGCGCGGACGTGCACGTGGGTCCCGGGGTCACCGGTCTCCTGGGCGCCAACGGCGCCGGCAAGACCACCCTCATCGGCCTGCTCCTCGGCCTGCAGCGGCCGACGTCCGGGGAGATCAGCGTCCTGGGCCTGGACCCCACGGTCGACGGGACCCGGCTGCGACCGCGGGTCGGCTACTCCCCCCAGCTGCAGGTCCTGCCCCCCGACGTCCCCGCCGTCGACCTGGTCTCCCACCTCGCCGAGGTGCAGGGGCTCCCCCGCAGCGCCGCCCGGCAGCGCTCGAGCGACGCGCTGTGGCTGGTCGGCCTGGGCGAGGAGCGCACCCGACGGGTCGGGACGATGTCCACCGGGCAGGTGCAGCGCGTCAAGCTCGCCTGCGCCCTGGCCCACGACCCCCGCCTGCTCGTCCTCGACGAGCCGACCAACGGCCTGGACCCGGTGCAGCGCGAGGACCTGCTCCTGCTGGTCCGCCGGCTCGGCACCGAGCTGGGGATGCACGTGCTGCTGAGCTCGCACCTGCTGGCCGAGGTCGAGCAGGTCTGCGACGCCGTCGTCATCCTCGCCGACGGCCGGGCCACGTCCTCGCGGCTGCGCCAGCCGGAGGCGCACTCCAGCACCCGGCTGCTCGTCCTCGACCCGGGCTCCGCGGCCGCGGTGGAGGCCGGGCTCCGTGCCGCGGGGCTGACCGTCGCCGCGGCGGCCGTCGACGGCAGCACCTCCCCCGCGGGCGACGGCCTCGCGCACCTCGAGGTCACCCTCACCGACCCCCGGCACGAGGCGGTCCTCACGCAGGTCCTCGCCAGCACCGGTGCGGGCGTGCACCGCCTCACCGAGCCGCGCCACGGCCTGGTCGACACGTACCTCGCCACGACAGGAGCCGGATCGTGACCGACGTCCCGCGCACCGCCCCCCGCGGCCCGGAAGAGGCCGCGCGGCTGCTCGACACCGGCTACCGCCCCTACGACGGGCAGCGCTCCGGGGTCGCAGGCGCCGTCGGCAGCCTCGCCCGCTACTCGGTGAGCCGGGGCCTCGGCGTCGGCCGGCCGTTCGGCGGCAAGATCCCGGTCTACCTGGTCATCCTCGTGGCGTACCTGCCCGCGGTGGCGCTGGTCGGGGTCACCATCGTCGCCGGCGACATCTTCGGCACGCCGCTCAACGAGTCGGTGCGCGACTTCTTCGGGCTCACCACGACCGCCGTCGTCGCCTTCGCGGCCCTCGTGGTCCCGGAGCTGTTCTGCACCGACCGGCGCACCGGGATGCTCGGGCGCTACCTGTCGACCCCGCTGACCCGGTGGACGTACCTCGTCGGCAAGGGCCTCGCCCTGCTGGCCCTGCTCGCGATCGTCGCCCTCGGCCCGCCGATGCTGCTCCTGCTCGGCCTGTCCGGGGTGGGCGACGACCCGCCCGCGCTGCTGGACGTCCTCGACCTGGCGTGGCGCGTCCTGCTGGGCGGCGTGCTGCTGTCCCTGCCGCTGGCCGCCGTCGGGGCCGCCGTGTCCAGCCTCACCACCCGCCGCGTCGTCGCCACGGCCGTCATCGCCGTGCTCATGCTGCTGAGCAGCGCGGTCGCCGGGATCCTCTCGGAGTCCGGGTTCCCCGACACCGTCCTGCTCGGCGGGGTGGTGCTGCTCGCCTTCGAGATGCCGTACCGGCTGCTGCTCATGGGCGCCGAGGGCGGCTCGGACCTGTCGCCGGTCCCGCTGCTGCAGCTCGTCTCCGCCTGGCTGGCGTGGGTCCTCGTCCCCGCCGTCGTCGTCGTCCTGTCCTACGCGAGCACGAAGGTGTCCCGATGAGCACGAGCGCCCCCCTGACCTCCTCCGCCCCGCCGGCGACCTCGGCACGCCCGGGGCCGGCAGGCGACGTCGGCGCGACCGACGGCCCGGTCGCCCAGCTGGAGGGCGTGAGCCGCTGGTACGGCAAGGTCGTCGCCGTCTCCGACGTCACCCTCACCCTGCGGCCCGGGGTCACGGCGCTGCTGGGGCCCAACGGCGCCGGCAAGTCGACCCTGCTGCGCCTGGTGTGCGGGCTCACCCGCCCCTCCCGCGGCACGGTCCGCCTGCTCGGCGAGGACCCCCGCCGCCACCCCGAGGTGTACCGGCGCGTCGGCCTCGCCCCGCAGCAGGAGGCCCTGTTCGACCACGAGAGCCCGACCCGCTTCGTCGAGACCGCGGCCCGGCTCGTCGGCCTCGCCGACCCGGTCGGCGCCACCCGCGAGGCGCTGGACCGGGTGGGGCTCGACCCCGCCGACCCCCGGCCGCTGCGCC harbors:
- a CDS encoding glycosyltransferase translates to MAGAPVDLVRHATASPPPAASSRSVPAAVPTGVPSAVPLPVPVPLAGQAQRPLRIGIVAALRFPVAQPFAGGLEAHTWSLARSLTSAGHHVVMYAHGDSDRSVARVVPVFAPPPLSEAARADIAAPPEHFLWEHRCMQQTMSRLLRDVDRLDLVHNNSLHYLPLAMASLLSTPMVTTLHTPPNPWQEAGAVDGALASRFVAVSADVARRWAGVLGDVEVVGNGVDPTLWPEGPGGGDLVWSGRLVPEKAPHLAVQAARLLGRRVVLAGPVHDQQYFDSQVAPLLGDGARYAGHLGVDELARLVGGASCALVTPCWDEPFGLVAAEAMLCGTPVAAFDRGGLGEVLGGAGGVLAAPDDVADLARAVQEALAMDRSRVRAHALATLSASVMAERYVQVYRAAA
- a CDS encoding glycosyltransferase family 2 protein; its protein translation is MSTSSPPGTSRPPGTPRATVVTIVRGRLDHLARQGWGLAAQDDPDLSWVVVRMGGPDPRPALQGPHPEPVVVDLEVAEGEPLPLAAARNAGIAAATAATVVLLDVDAVPGPTTVRRCADAAEQTGGVVAGPVSYLPAGVPATPDDLPAMPAAGTPHTARPVPADGELLAEDRWELLWTVSMAAPTALLRAVGGFDERYTGYGAEDTDMAMRLRASGAPLHWVGGAWAFHQHHEEVGRRDRVPDIVRNASLFRSVWGWWPMAGWLQDLAADGRVEWDPDGTLLREVGHG
- a CDS encoding spermidine synthase translates to MAARFEELAFAATPLGEVSLRRRVEPTLGVDVHEVKLGDEFLMSSLFHDSEVALAHLGLKALADSRGGQGWDVLVGGLGLGWTARTVLEDDRVASLVVVDALAEVIRWHVEDLVPGGAELAQDPRTRLVHGDFFALARHPDGLDPDMPGRLFDAVLVDIDHTPEHLLHVSHGDLYSVDGLRRAALRLRPGGVFGLWSDDPPEPRFEAVLGEAFAATSSHVVSFANHLTGGRSACTVYLGTTAPPAG
- a CDS encoding DUF3072 domain-containing protein, whose amino-acid sequence is MTQTQDEDSTRGTDGTNDQAVGDSAEKPVEQWATGDEPATGPQMSYLTTLAREAGRDIPEGITKGDASLLIDELQQASGRGA
- a CDS encoding VOC family protein, giving the protein MEQRVSLVTLGVRDLARSRRFYGALGWHGQEVQDTVFVQAGGLVVVLWSRADLAADCGVEDTGAGFGGMALAHNVRSEGEVDAVLAEAAAAGGTVTRPAGRTPYGGWAGVFTDPDGHPWEVAHNPGFALAEDGSVVLPDLGGTRW
- a CDS encoding aldo/keto reductase, encoding MSLPTRHLGPLEVSAVGLGCMGMSAFYGPRDDAQSVATVHRALELGVTLLDTADMYGPHTNERLVGRAVADRRDQVVLATKFGNVVHEDGTRTIDGSPDYVRRACDASLQRLGVDHIDLYYQHRVDPGTPIEDTVGAMAELVQAGKVRYLGLSEAGADTVRRAAAVHPIAALQSEWSIWSRDIETDVVPTARELGIGVVAYSPLGRGFLTGAITSPADLADDDFRRSNPRFAEEAFEANMAVVREVSRVAEDKGVTPAQLALAWVLARGEDVVPIPGTRSQDRLAENVGAAAVELTEDDLARIEAAAPPEAFTGTRYPAAQMQAIGI
- a CDS encoding nuclear transport factor 2 family protein, yielding MDHEVRDETTRQFIAALRHLEQKRDLEPMASLFTDEAEVKSIDGHGTRYGPDGITALFDEYLRQFDEIRTTFTQVTEGENHAALEWTSEAVRAGGHAVTYTGVTIIDLDGDRVTGFRTIYDSAALMGPTVLSDRD
- a CDS encoding DUF1801 domain-containing protein, translating into MQPVEHAPLDPAGDPADDPAVDAAVRAYVAAIPGHHRALYDRVHRLVLEAHPRATAAMSYAMPSYVVGGSRLHVGAWKHGLSFYGWSEARDAGFAARHPELVGSKGTIRLDPDAAAGIDDDELRDFFHATLSG
- a CDS encoding ABC transporter ATP-binding protein, producing MTSPPAPVPRPAPAPDEAVVRTRDLRLRVGGRDVLAGADVHVGPGVTGLLGANGAGKTTLIGLLLGLQRPTSGEISVLGLDPTVDGTRLRPRVGYSPQLQVLPPDVPAVDLVSHLAEVQGLPRSAARQRSSDALWLVGLGEERTRRVGTMSTGQVQRVKLACALAHDPRLLVLDEPTNGLDPVQREDLLLLVRRLGTELGMHVLLSSHLLAEVEQVCDAVVILADGRATSSRLRQPEAHSSTRLLVLDPGSAAAVEAGLRAAGLTVAAAAVDGSTSPAGDGLAHLEVTLTDPRHEAVLTQVLASTGAGVHRLTEPRHGLVDTYLATTGAGS
- a CDS encoding ABC transporter permease subunit — encoded protein: MTDVPRTAPRGPEEAARLLDTGYRPYDGQRSGVAGAVGSLARYSVSRGLGVGRPFGGKIPVYLVILVAYLPAVALVGVTIVAGDIFGTPLNESVRDFFGLTTTAVVAFAALVVPELFCTDRRTGMLGRYLSTPLTRWTYLVGKGLALLALLAIVALGPPMLLLLGLSGVGDDPPALLDVLDLAWRVLLGGVLLSLPLAAVGAAVSSLTTRRVVATAVIAVLMLLSSAVAGILSESGFPDTVLLGGVVLLAFEMPYRLLLMGAEGGSDLSPVPLLQLVSAWLAWVLVPAVVVVLSYASTKVSR